In Macaca nemestrina isolate mMacNem1 chromosome 11, mMacNem.hap1, whole genome shotgun sequence, a single window of DNA contains:
- the LOC112428594 gene encoding uncharacterized protein has protein sequence MARSYLHLNSSKETGVQAAQRGSLQTERGVRQRVARVWLRRGEVRGDERGWAAGACWPRPSPRAERFRRGSGRFEDQGQTVPLARVPGEAAVGQGPLYLKRTGDSHGPAARASQARRKGWGRPGPEGTGR, from the coding sequence ATGGCCCGTTCCTACCTCCACCTAAACAGTAGTAAAGAAACGGGGGTACAAGCAGCCCAAAGAGGGTCCTTGCAGACAGAGAGGGGCGTCAGGCAGAGGGTCGCGAGGGTCTGGCTGCGCAGGGGAGAGGTTCGGGGCGACGAGCGGGGCTGGGCGGCTGGGGCCTGCTGGCCGCGTCCCTCGCCCCGAGCGGAGAGATTTCGGCGGGGCTCGGGGCGCTTTGAAGACCAGGGCCAGACAGTGCCTCTGGCCCGGGTGCCGGGAGAGGCAGCGGTGGGGCAAGGCCCGCTGTATCTCAAACGGACCGGGGACAGCCACGGGCCGGCAGCTCGGGCCTCTCAGGCACGGAGGAAAGGCTGGGGGCGCCCGGGGCCTGAAGGAACAGGGCGTTGA